In Bacteroidia bacterium, a genomic segment contains:
- a CDS encoding DUF1569 domain-containing protein, with protein MINEHKQFLVEVVPASLEKLTEDTPALWGIMGPQHMIEHVSGLFYISRKELGLPCTTPEEKLPKMKEFIWNDQPFPRSVRVVGIPKDKTLPLRYGSLDEAKGVLFKSIDDYYQFFEQNPEATTMHPVFGRLNHSEWDRIHWKHTTHHLRQFGLID; from the coding sequence ATGATAAATGAGCATAAACAGTTCCTCGTTGAAGTAGTACCTGCTTCTCTGGAAAAATTAACTGAAGATACACCCGCCTTATGGGGAATTATGGGTCCACAGCACATGATTGAGCATGTTTCCGGACTTTTCTATATTTCCCGGAAAGAACTGGGGTTACCTTGTACAACGCCTGAAGAGAAACTTCCAAAGATGAAAGAATTTATCTGGAATGATCAACCTTTTCCCCGAAGTGTGAGAGTTGTAGGTATTCCGAAAGACAAAACCCTTCCCCTCCGTTATGGAAGTTTGGATGAGGCTAAAGGAGTTCTGTTCAAGAGTATTGATGATTACTACCAGTTTTTCGAACAAAACCCCGAGGCGACAACCATGCACCCGGTATTTGGCAGACTAAACCATTCGGAGTGGGATCGCATCCATTGGAAACATACGACTCACCATCTTCGGCAATTTGGCCTGATAGATTAG
- the lpxD gene encoding UDP-3-O-(3-hydroxymyristoyl)glucosamine N-acyltransferase → MKLQEPITLQTAGQILECEFAGPADHLIEGINEIHRVVPGDLTFVDIEKYYHKALTSAATTVIINKLVDPPAGKGLLISDDPFRDYNRLTEYLQPQKPLNTAGTPIMGEGVKIGHNVVFGENVKIGDFTEIGHNCVIGSEVTIGTHGRIHANVTIYDHSQLGDHVCINSGTVIGGEAFYFKARPYGRDKMVSKGRVIIGNHVDIGSNCTIDRGVSAVTEIGDWTKLDNLIQIGHDTIIGKRCIIASQVGIAGVVNIEDDVILWGQVGVTKDLTIGKGAELLGKTGVMSSLEGGKKYLGMVAIEARQMLREIAALRKLPDMIRDWEKKD, encoded by the coding sequence ATGAAGCTCCAGGAACCCATCACCCTTCAAACCGCAGGTCAAATACTGGAATGTGAATTTGCCGGGCCCGCAGATCACCTCATTGAGGGAATCAACGAAATACACCGGGTCGTACCGGGCGACCTCACTTTTGTCGATATCGAAAAATATTATCATAAGGCGCTTACCAGTGCTGCTACTACGGTGATTATCAATAAGCTTGTGGACCCGCCAGCGGGCAAAGGGCTGCTGATCAGCGATGATCCCTTCAGGGATTACAACCGATTGACAGAATATTTACAGCCTCAAAAACCACTGAATACGGCCGGCACCCCCATTATGGGAGAAGGGGTAAAAATCGGGCATAATGTTGTATTCGGAGAAAATGTAAAGATTGGCGATTTTACCGAGATCGGGCACAATTGTGTGATCGGTTCTGAGGTAACCATTGGTACCCACGGCCGGATTCATGCCAACGTTACGATTTACGACCATTCCCAACTAGGTGACCATGTATGTATAAACAGCGGTACGGTCATTGGGGGGGAAGCCTTTTATTTTAAGGCAAGACCTTATGGAAGAGACAAGATGGTTTCAAAGGGCCGGGTAATCATTGGCAACCATGTAGATATCGGATCAAACTGCACCATTGACCGGGGCGTAAGTGCAGTTACTGAAATCGGAGACTGGACAAAGCTTGACAATCTGATACAGATCGGCCATGATACGATCATAGGCAAACGATGTATTATCGCCTCACAGGTCGGTATAGCCGGAGTTGTCAATATAGAAGATGACGTGATCCTTTGGGGACAGGTTGGCGTAACAAAAGACCTGACCATTGGCAAAGGGGCAGAACTTCTGGGCAAAACAGGGGTCATGTCTTCTCTCGAAGGGGGAAAAAAATATCTTGGCATGGTGGCAATAGAAGCCAGGCAGATGTTGCGTGAAATTGCAGCCCTGCGAAAACTGCCGGATATGATCCGCGACTGGGAAAAGAAAGACTGA